From Streptomyces sp. GSL17-111, one genomic window encodes:
- a CDS encoding DNRLRE domain-containing protein, producing the protein MPRSSPRQPSRTRRRQRSGQGPASFRLTAGSLVLAVAAGVLPSPVLAGIAAAAPTLPGATADAPRQRTGTAAGRDHAVGSEQTDATGHNRTDATDLPADGDALPLADDAAGFTAVEPEAEPVEIEAETSTTEEGSPGFVPGRSTEDVGERTATTKEFRNPDGTRTTRVHPEPVHFRAEDGTWEEIDTSLVPEAQAEDSLARSAPATAEDGRLHVAADDSGLTVAERGDDPALAAMAVGADGHGVAFALSGAEGVTGTVTDDTVTYAGIRADADLSIQAKHGMIKETIVLNSPDAPRTWTFPLTLDGLVPELTEDGAVLLRDEEDVVRAVVPTGWMEDSAEDPASGGPAISGDVTYGLTEHGDGWALRVTMDDAWLDAPEREYPVLVDPSVDDVETYGDAFVQDDWPNSNFSGDDELKVGSYDGGGSRAMSYLSFHDLAATLDNRYILNADLGLFNHWSSSCSAHEVRVHQVTEPWGVGTVTWNNAPSVKSGPVARKSFAHGANCGGSRWEVIDLGLSGTELVQGWADGAVKNHGLSLRATYSDSGAWKRFGSRNSANEPYLAVTHSAWGAEYSVGSQSAPLTGHQGGEISVNVTNLGDFTWEALGWNELRLGARVRDHDSGKLLDAVAFTRLNERLTPGDDATLNARIPELPPGKYKVSFDMQRLRDQKWMSSENVPVATVTVTSQDVGPRITDVYPRPGGQVGSLTPALFVDAETIDHYPADASIDHWFEVCEGSTEAPVNCVDSGWVDPRTWNVPADTLEWGEQYVWRVKAREGSEEGPLSPYYPFTTAVEQPAITSHLGGAAADGREVDPRTGNYTTTDTDAQVATVGPALSVTRTYNSRDPRDDNAFGAGWSTRYDMRVEPDEDGTGNVVVTYPSGRQVRFGHHPDGTYAPPHGSFATLTRTQDDGWRLTDKEQTDHLFDAQGRITEVTDFRGRAQRMTYDGDRLTTVTGVGDRTLNFTWAGGHVTSVTTQSPDGEADPLTWDYTYVGHRLTEVCGPEDGTGACTRYTYGDGSHHRTVLRDAGPFSYWRLGEESGADRAESDLLLNRDQHAGTYRDVTLGLPGALAGSPDSSASFNGSSSYVQLPDQLVSDTPYLTVELWFRTSGSGVLFSYQDNTLEENTAGTSTPALYVGTDGKLRGEFWNGDADPITSAAPVNDGAWHHAALTAAGNTQTLYLDGQAVGTLAGSISQYDQRFVYLGAGYWKDWPATTGTVGHFAGGIDEVAVYGRPLGEHTVAEHHAAGATAQQLTRVVRPSGRVHAEVTYDTALDRVASYTDADGGTYQLSAHELTGPEGRPASDGEAGVEADPTVTVTVTDPDERKSAYAYDPLQGHRLVTQTDVGGHTASFAYDTGGFLAATTAPDGTVTRLGHDDRGNKVSQTTCRDAGDDATCHTSYTAYFLNEDDPLDPRNDQVTAHRDARSADAEDDTYRTSYGYNAQGDRISTTAPATPGFPDGRTVTHTFTDGTETAVGGGTAPAGLLETTTDARGGVTTRAYTAAGDLARVTDPAGVETAYTYDALGREVSSTVTSDAHPEGVTSTTAYDGESRVVRGTAPASANAVTDEQHQAVTTYTYDADGLTLTESVADALGDDATRTTTRTYDGYGRLATTTDPEEGRESYGYDVHGRQTARTLPGGEEFTYDYTPLGKLAEVTLKDYDDGSGNVADVVLDSYAYDPVGRLAEHTDAMGRTTRHTYYDDGLLARRTLVGFHDPDGTTRDVVLTERAYDAAGNLISETTGNGSVTTAYEVDAAGQTTAEVLDPDGLARRTAYTHDAGGEVATETRTGAGGDRTERVTYERNGVGEVVRVTVENGAEDLVTTRTVDDRGLTLTETAPRGNVSGADPADHTTDFTYDALGRLVETAAAPVTVEQHGAPATTERPTTRTGYNTFGEVTANQGPNGHVTRTAYDDAGRAVATTLPDYTPPGGGSPQTATVRRTYDAAGRVATETDPLGHVTSSTYDQLGRLTAVTEPAPTEGGQQPVTRHTYDLVGERLSTTDPTGARTETTYDELGRPITSTVVERRPAAGNFTTRTSYDDAGNPLSTTSPTGITTSSTYNAAGQPLTTTDAAGKTTTYAYGPTGLPTSVTDPLGRTVRTAHDAAGRTTSVTDLAPDGTELRTRSSVYDAAGNPVEATGPLGHTVHQTFDALGRITELTEPVDGTTSLTTTFGYDAAGNRTRLTDGRGNDTWYTFTSRGGPESVVEPATTAHPDAADRTFTTVYDAAGRPVREIQPGGVEQVRTFDALGRITEVTGSGAEADTGTDTYGYDLAGHLTSLSAPGGTNTLEYDDRGNLLSTSGPSGDATFAYDGEGRLTGRTDAAGAASFDYDAAGRLASAVDPLTGTTRAYAYDALSRPASVSYGSGAADRTFGYDDLGRLAEDTLTAPDGTTTASVAYTYDDRDQLTGKTTTGTAGAGEHAYTYDAAGRLTGWTAPDGTVTDYTWDAAGNRTRVGDATATYDERNRLLAANGTSYTWSARGTLLGTTGGADGDTTSGYDALGRLLTDGSTAYAYDGLGRLVQRGEATLTYADTSNNPVATAGELIARDPAGDPMSTAAADGSGATAVLTDAHGDVTGTFAPSSAALTGSTAYAPYGEVTQQTGATGALGYQGEYTDPDTGKVNMHARWYDPSTGAFVSRDSWTLNPVPSVMANRYTYGNASPLNHTDPTGHLAPCATPVTAPACGGAALGSPGGPIGSTIGGTVGLFVGVGIYYWSSSGSSSSSSSSGYSFSWGSPHSSLAASLRAQAEAAQNRAWDNQLQAAQDAAREQAARDAARNAVNAQNGSWGGTSTATWGGPGGGGPTGRPVRVGPPPPPPPPPWSEILRRLLQQEHARETSEALVDPAFEQYVEDSATRSQREVQVTEEELRGYFKLYPRATGQDMAQELLGFAPQPDTGGGGGTSTGRNRCDTTPRSARYHYQPLRAGRPDGATALICPSDLKPTGAKRDDEARVNVHGFPEGNNIGDDGKPIYNRTHIIGDKFHGEWRSENLFTGTDRMNKSGMKRCENRIAKQLRSNKPVFYSGQLVYGDGADSIPEAIRMTAYTRDGLLFDKTVQNISDWQTTC; encoded by the coding sequence GTGCCCCGCTCTTCGCCGCGGCAGCCGTCCCGTACCCGGCGGCGGCAGCGGTCGGGGCAGGGGCCCGCGTCCTTCCGGCTGACGGCGGGTTCCCTGGTGCTGGCCGTCGCGGCGGGCGTGCTGCCGTCACCGGTCCTTGCCGGGATCGCCGCCGCCGCCCCGACGTTGCCCGGCGCCACAGCGGACGCTCCGCGGCAGCGCACCGGGACGGCGGCCGGACGGGACCACGCGGTCGGTTCCGAGCAGACCGACGCGACCGGGCACAACCGGACGGACGCCACCGACCTGCCCGCCGACGGGGACGCGCTGCCGCTGGCCGACGACGCGGCCGGATTCACGGCCGTCGAGCCCGAGGCCGAACCCGTGGAGATCGAAGCCGAAACGTCCACGACCGAAGAGGGATCCCCCGGGTTCGTCCCCGGCCGCAGCACCGAGGACGTCGGCGAACGCACCGCCACCACCAAGGAGTTCCGCAACCCGGACGGCACCCGGACGACACGAGTCCACCCCGAACCGGTCCACTTCCGCGCCGAGGACGGCACGTGGGAGGAGATCGACACCTCCCTCGTCCCCGAGGCGCAGGCCGAGGACTCCCTCGCCCGCAGCGCGCCGGCCACCGCCGAGGACGGCCGGCTCCACGTCGCGGCGGACGACTCCGGCCTGACCGTCGCGGAGCGCGGTGACGACCCGGCCCTCGCCGCCATGGCGGTCGGTGCGGACGGGCACGGTGTGGCGTTCGCGCTGAGCGGGGCCGAAGGCGTCACCGGCACGGTCACCGACGACACGGTCACCTACGCGGGCATCCGTGCGGACGCCGACCTGTCGATCCAGGCGAAGCACGGGATGATCAAGGAGACGATCGTCCTCAACTCTCCGGACGCGCCGCGCACCTGGACGTTCCCCCTCACCCTCGACGGCCTGGTGCCCGAACTGACCGAGGACGGAGCCGTCCTGCTCCGCGACGAGGAGGACGTCGTCCGCGCCGTCGTCCCGACGGGCTGGATGGAGGACTCCGCCGAGGACCCCGCGTCCGGCGGACCAGCGATCTCCGGCGACGTCACCTACGGGCTGACGGAGCACGGCGACGGCTGGGCACTCCGTGTGACCATGGACGACGCCTGGCTGGACGCTCCTGAGCGGGAGTACCCGGTGCTCGTCGACCCGAGCGTCGACGACGTCGAGACCTACGGTGACGCCTTCGTCCAGGACGACTGGCCGAACAGCAACTTCAGCGGCGATGACGAGCTGAAGGTGGGCAGCTACGACGGCGGCGGCAGCCGTGCGATGAGCTACCTCAGCTTTCACGACCTCGCCGCCACGCTCGACAACCGCTACATCCTCAACGCGGACCTCGGCCTGTTCAACCACTGGTCCTCCTCCTGCTCCGCCCACGAGGTGCGCGTCCACCAGGTCACGGAGCCCTGGGGCGTGGGCACGGTCACGTGGAACAACGCCCCGTCCGTGAAGTCCGGGCCGGTGGCAAGGAAGTCCTTCGCCCACGGCGCGAACTGCGGTGGTTCCCGGTGGGAGGTCATCGACCTCGGGCTGAGCGGCACCGAGCTGGTGCAGGGCTGGGCGGACGGCGCGGTCAAGAACCACGGTCTGAGCCTGCGCGCCACCTACAGCGACAGCGGTGCGTGGAAGCGGTTCGGCAGCCGGAACTCCGCCAACGAGCCCTACCTCGCCGTCACGCACAGCGCCTGGGGTGCCGAGTACAGCGTCGGTTCGCAGTCGGCGCCGCTCACCGGTCACCAGGGCGGTGAGATCAGCGTCAACGTCACCAACCTGGGCGACTTCACCTGGGAGGCGCTGGGCTGGAACGAACTGCGGCTCGGCGCGCGCGTCCGTGACCACGACAGCGGGAAGCTGCTGGACGCCGTCGCCTTCACCCGTCTCAACGAACGCCTCACCCCGGGCGACGACGCCACGCTGAACGCGCGGATACCCGAGCTGCCGCCCGGTAAGTACAAGGTCAGCTTCGACATGCAGCGCCTTCGGGACCAGAAGTGGATGTCCAGCGAGAACGTGCCCGTCGCCACGGTGACGGTGACCTCGCAGGACGTGGGTCCGCGGATCACGGACGTCTATCCGCGGCCCGGTGGTCAGGTGGGCAGTCTGACGCCGGCGTTGTTCGTGGACGCGGAGACGATCGACCACTATCCGGCCGACGCGTCCATCGATCACTGGTTCGAGGTGTGTGAGGGCAGCACGGAGGCGCCGGTGAACTGCGTGGACTCCGGCTGGGTGGACCCGCGGACCTGGAACGTGCCCGCCGACACCCTGGAGTGGGGCGAGCAGTACGTGTGGCGGGTCAAGGCCCGCGAGGGGAGCGAGGAGGGACCGCTCAGCCCGTACTACCCCTTCACCACCGCCGTCGAGCAGCCCGCGATCACCTCCCACCTGGGCGGCGCGGCCGCCGACGGGCGTGAGGTCGATCCGCGCACCGGCAACTACACCACCACCGACACCGACGCGCAGGTCGCCACGGTCGGTCCCGCGTTGAGCGTCACCCGCACCTACAACAGCCGTGACCCGCGTGACGACAACGCCTTCGGTGCCGGCTGGAGCACCCGCTACGACATGCGGGTCGAGCCGGACGAGGACGGCACCGGCAACGTCGTGGTCACCTACCCCTCGGGCCGTCAGGTCCGCTTCGGCCACCACCCCGACGGCACCTACGCACCGCCCCACGGCAGCTTCGCCACCCTCACCCGCACCCAGGACGACGGCTGGCGTCTGACCGACAAGGAACAGACCGACCACCTCTTCGACGCCCAGGGCCGCATCACCGAGGTCACCGACTTCCGTGGCCGTGCCCAGCGCATGACCTACGACGGCGACCGGCTCACCACCGTCACCGGCGTCGGCGACCGCACCCTGAACTTCACCTGGGCGGGCGGCCACGTCACCTCCGTGACGACGCAGAGCCCCGACGGTGAGGCCGACCCGCTGACGTGGGACTACACCTACGTCGGCCACCGGCTGACCGAGGTCTGCGGCCCCGAGGACGGCACCGGTGCCTGCACCCGTTACACCTACGGCGACGGCTCCCACCACCGCACCGTGCTGCGGGACGCGGGCCCGTTCTCCTACTGGCGCCTGGGCGAGGAGTCCGGAGCCGACCGGGCCGAGAGCGACCTGCTGCTCAACCGCGACCAGCACGCCGGAACCTACCGCGACGTGACGCTCGGCCTGCCCGGCGCGCTGGCGGGCAGCCCCGACAGCTCCGCGTCGTTCAACGGCTCCAGCTCGTACGTGCAGTTGCCCGACCAGCTCGTCTCCGACACCCCGTACCTCACCGTGGAGCTGTGGTTCCGCACCAGTGGCAGCGGCGTGCTGTTCAGCTACCAGGACAACACGCTGGAGGAGAACACCGCCGGAACGTCCACGCCCGCGCTCTACGTCGGCACGGACGGCAAGCTGCGCGGCGAGTTCTGGAACGGCGACGCGGATCCGATCACGTCGGCGGCACCGGTCAACGACGGCGCCTGGCACCACGCCGCGCTGACGGCCGCGGGCAACACCCAGACGCTGTACCTCGACGGCCAGGCCGTCGGGACGCTGGCGGGCAGCATCTCCCAGTACGACCAGCGCTTCGTCTACCTCGGCGCCGGTTACTGGAAGGACTGGCCCGCCACCACCGGCACCGTCGGCCACTTCGCAGGCGGTATCGACGAGGTCGCCGTCTACGGCCGTCCGCTCGGCGAGCACACCGTCGCCGAGCACCACGCCGCCGGCGCCACCGCCCAGCAGCTCACCCGGGTCGTCCGGCCGAGCGGGCGGGTACACGCCGAGGTCACCTACGACACGGCGCTGGACCGCGTCGCGTCCTACACCGACGCGGACGGCGGCACCTACCAGCTCTCCGCACACGAACTGACCGGCCCCGAGGGGCGGCCCGCGTCCGACGGCGAAGCCGGGGTCGAGGCCGACCCCACCGTCACGGTGACCGTCACCGACCCCGACGAGCGGAAGTCCGCTTACGCTTACGACCCGTTGCAGGGCCACCGGCTGGTCACCCAGACCGATGTCGGCGGCCACACGGCGAGCTTCGCCTACGACACCGGCGGCTTCCTCGCCGCAACGACGGCACCCGACGGCACCGTCACCCGACTCGGCCACGACGACCGAGGCAACAAGGTCTCGCAGACCACCTGCCGGGACGCCGGGGACGACGCCACCTGCCACACGTCCTACACGGCGTACTTCCTTAACGAGGACGACCCGCTCGACCCGCGCAACGACCAGGTGACCGCCCACCGCGACGCCCGCTCGGCCGACGCCGAGGACGACACCTACCGCACCTCCTACGGTTACAACGCCCAGGGCGACCGCATCTCCACCACCGCCCCGGCCACGCCGGGTTTCCCCGACGGCCGCACGGTGACGCACACCTTCACGGACGGCACGGAGACGGCGGTCGGCGGCGGCACCGCCCCGGCCGGGCTGCTGGAGACGACGACGGACGCGCGCGGCGGCGTCACCACCCGCGCCTACACCGCCGCAGGCGACCTGGCCCGCGTCACCGACCCCGCCGGTGTGGAGACCGCGTACACCTACGACGCGCTCGGCCGTGAGGTCTCCAGCACCGTCACGAGCGACGCCCACCCCGAGGGCGTCACCAGCACCACGGCCTACGACGGCGAGTCGCGCGTCGTGCGGGGGACGGCGCCGGCCTCCGCCAACGCCGTCACCGACGAGCAGCACCAGGCGGTGACGACGTACACCTACGACGCCGACGGCCTGACCCTGACGGAGTCCGTGGCCGACGCCCTCGGCGACGACGCCACCCGCACCACGACCCGCACCTACGACGGCTATGGCCGCCTGGCCACCACCACCGACCCGGAGGAGGGCCGGGAGAGCTACGGCTACGACGTCCACGGCCGCCAGACCGCGCGCACGCTGCCCGGCGGCGAGGAGTTCACCTACGACTACACCCCCCTCGGAAAGCTCGCCGAGGTCACCCTCAAGGACTACGACGACGGCAGCGGGAACGTGGCCGACGTCGTCCTGGACTCCTACGCCTACGACCCGGTGGGCCGCCTCGCCGAGCACACCGACGCGATGGGTCGCACCACCCGGCACACCTACTACGACGACGGACTGCTCGCCCGGCGCACCCTCGTCGGCTTCCACGACCCGGACGGCACGACCCGCGACGTCGTCCTGACCGAGCGGGCGTACGACGCCGCCGGCAACCTCATCTCCGAGACGACCGGCAACGGCTCCGTCACCACGGCCTACGAGGTGGACGCGGCCGGGCAGACCACCGCCGAGGTCCTCGACCCCGACGGTCTGGCCCGACGCACCGCCTACACCCACGACGCGGGGGGCGAGGTCGCCACCGAGACCCGCACCGGCGCGGGCGGTGACCGCACCGAGCGCGTCACCTACGAGCGCAACGGCGTCGGCGAGGTCGTCCGCGTGACCGTGGAGAACGGCGCCGAGGACCTCGTCACCACCCGCACCGTCGACGACCGCGGCCTGACGCTCACCGAGACCGCCCCGCGCGGCAACGTCAGCGGCGCCGACCCGGCCGACCACACCACCGACTTCACCTACGACGCCCTCGGCCGCCTCGTGGAGACGGCCGCCGCCCCGGTGACCGTCGAGCAGCACGGTGCGCCCGCCACCACCGAGCGGCCGACCACCCGCACCGGCTACAACACCTTCGGCGAGGTGACGGCCAACCAGGGCCCGAACGGCCATGTCACGCGGACCGCCTACGACGACGCCGGGCGTGCCGTCGCCACCACCCTGCCCGACTACACCCCGCCCGGCGGCGGCAGCCCGCAGACGGCGACCGTCCGGCGCACGTACGACGCGGCCGGACGCGTGGCCACCGAGACCGACCCGCTGGGCCACGTCACCTCCTCCACCTACGACCAGCTCGGCCGGCTCACCGCCGTCACCGAGCCCGCCCCCACCGAGGGCGGGCAGCAGCCCGTCACCCGGCACACCTACGACCTGGTGGGCGAACGCCTGTCGACCACCGATCCGACCGGCGCGCGCACCGAGACCACGTACGACGAACTGGGCCGCCCGATCACGTCCACCGTCGTCGAACGCCGGCCGGCGGCGGGCAACTTCACCACCCGCACGTCGTACGACGACGCCGGGAACCCGCTCTCCACCACGAGCCCCACCGGCATCACGACCAGCAGTACGTACAACGCGGCGGGCCAGCCCCTCACCACCACCGACGCCGCCGGGAAGACGACGACGTACGCCTACGGCCCCACCGGTCTGCCCACCTCCGTCACCGACCCGCTCGGCCGCACGGTGCGCACCGCGCACGACGCGGCCGGGCGCACCACCTCGGTCACCGACCTGGCCCCCGACGGCACCGAACTGCGCACCCGCAGCTCCGTCTACGACGCGGCGGGCAACCCCGTCGAGGCCACCGGCCCGCTGGGCCACACCGTCCACCAGACGTTCGACGCCCTCGGCCGCATCACCGAGCTGACGGAACCCGTGGACGGGACGACGTCCCTCACCACCACGTTCGGCTACGACGCCGCAGGAAACCGCACCCGGCTCACCGACGGACGCGGCAACGACACCTGGTACACCTTCACCAGCCGCGGCGGCCCCGAGTCCGTCGTCGAACCGGCGACCACCGCCCACCCCGACGCCGCGGACCGCACCTTCACCACGGTGTACGACGCCGCCGGACGACCGGTGCGCGAGATCCAGCCCGGCGGCGTGGAGCAGGTCCGCACGTTCGACGCCCTCGGCCGCATCACCGAGGTCACCGGCTCCGGCGCCGAGGCGGACACCGGCACCGACACCTACGGCTACGACCTCGCGGGCCACCTCACGTCGCTGTCCGCCCCCGGCGGCACCAACACCCTGGAGTACGACGACCGAGGCAACCTGCTCAGCACCTCGGGGCCCTCGGGCGACGCCACGTTCGCCTACGACGGCGAAGGGCGGCTCACCGGACGCACCGACGCCGCCGGAGCGGCGAGTTTCGACTACGACGCCGCAGGCCGCCTCGCCTCCGCCGTCGACCCGCTCACCGGCACCACCCGGGCGTACGCCTACGACGCCCTGTCCCGCCCGGCGAGCGTCAGCTACGGCTCCGGCGCGGCCGACCGGACCTTCGGGTACGACGACCTGGGCCGCCTGGCCGAGGACACGCTGACGGCACCCGACGGCACCACCACGGCGTCCGTCGCCTACACCTACGACGACCGGGACCAGCTCACCGGGAAGACGACCACCGGCACGGCGGGCGCGGGCGAACACGCCTACACCTACGACGCCGCAGGGCGCCTCACCGGCTGGACCGCTCCGGACGGTACCGTCACCGACTACACCTGGGACGCGGCGGGCAACCGCACTCGCGTCGGCGACGCCACCGCCACCTACGACGAGCGCAACCGCCTCCTGGCGGCCAATGGCACCAGCTACACCTGGTCGGCCCGGGGCACGCTGCTCGGCACCACCGGAGGCGCCGACGGCGACACCACTTCCGGCTACGACGCACTCGGCCGCCTGCTCACGGACGGCAGCACCGCCTACGCCTACGACGGCCTCGGCCGTCTCGTGCAGCGCGGGGAAGCCACCCTGACGTACGCGGACACCTCCAACAACCCGGTGGCCACCGCCGGGGAGCTGATCGCCCGCGACCCGGCCGGCGACCCGATGTCCACGGCGGCGGCGGACGGCAGCGGGGCCACGGCCGTCCTCACCGACGCCCACGGCGACGTCACCGGCACCTTCGCGCCCTCCAGCGCGGCCCTCACCGGCTCGACGGCCTACGCCCCCTACGGCGAGGTCACCCAGCAGACCGGGGCCACGGGCGCCCTGGGCTACCAGGGCGAGTACACCGACCCGGACACCGGCAAGGTGAACATGCACGCCCGCTGGTACGACCCCAGCACCGGCGCGTTCGTTTCCCGCGACAGTTGGACCCTCAACCCGGTGCCCTCCGTCATGGCGAACCGGTACACCTACGGCAACGCCAGCCCGCTGAACCACACCGACCCCACCGGCCACCTCGCCCCCTGCGCCACCCCCGTGACCGCACCCGCGTGCGGTGGGGCGGCGCTCGGCTCGCCCGGCGGCCCGATCGGCAGCACCATCGGCGGGACCGTCGGTCTCTTCGTCGGCGTCGGCATCTACTACTGGAGCAGTTCGGGCTCCTCGTCGTCCTCGTCTTCGTCCGGGTACTCCTTCTCCTGGGGCTCCCCGCACAGCTCGCTCGCGGCCTCCCTCCGCGCGCAGGCCGAGGCGGCGCAGAACCGCGCGTGGGACAACCAGCTCCAGGCGGCCCAAGACGCGGCCCGTGAGCAGGCCGCCCGGGACGCCGCCCGAAACGCCGTCAACGCACAGAACGGCTCCTGGGGCGGCACCAGCACCGCCACCTGGGGCGGCCCCGGTGGCGGCGGCCCGACCGGCCGGCCCGTGCGGGTCGGCCCGCCCCCGCCGCCCCCGCCGCCCCCGTGGTCGGAGATCCTCCGCCGCCTGCTCCAGCAGGAGCACGCCCGGGAGACCTCCGAGGCACTGGTCGACCCGGCCTTCGAGCAGTACGTCGAGGACTCCGCCACCCGATCGCAGCGCGAGGTGCAGGTCACCGAGGAGGAGCTGCGCGGGTACTTCAAGCTCTACCCGCGTGCCACGGGCCAGGACATGGCCCAGGAGCTCCTGGGCTTCGCCCCGCAGCCGGACACCGGCGGCGGTGGCGGGACGTCCACCGGGCGGAACCGGTGCGACACGACGCCGCGCTCCGCCCGGTACCACTACCAGCCGCTGCGCGCCGGCCGCCCGGACGGCGCCACCGCGCTCATCTGCCCGAGCGACCTCAAGCCCACCGGCGCCAAGCGCGACGACGAGGCGAGGGTGAACGTGCACGGATTCCCCGAGGGCAACAACATCGGGGACGACGGGAAGCCGATCTACAACCGCACGCACATCATCGGTGACAAGTTCCACGGTGAGTGGCGGAGCGAGAACCTCTTCACCGGCACGGACCGCATGAACAAGAGCGGCATGAAGCGCTGCGAGAACCGGATCGCGAAGCAACTGCGCTCCAACAAGCCGGTGTTCTACTCCGGCCAGCTCGTCTACGGAGACGGCGCCGATTCGATACCCGAGGCCATCCGCATGACGGCCTACACTCGGGACGGTCTGCTGTTCGACAAAACGGTGCAGAACATCTCCGATTGGCAAACCACATGCTGA
- a CDS encoding TetR/AcrR family transcriptional regulator, whose protein sequence is MNDEKPPSTRERILAAAADMLAEDGLTARLSVRAVAARAGVSIGSLRHHFPTQQDLRDELTRRIFDWIAPTDPIDDRSLPARDRLAGCLGQVLAAVGAGPQAREALAVAVRTFVTAEQTEQVRASYRAVERDTQHRLEGWLRTLAEEGALSVDDVPRSARLLSTVVNGLAYQRAMPADDTLTERERETLYTAVDAVLRPHPPHRT, encoded by the coding sequence ATGAACGACGAGAAACCGCCCAGCACGCGCGAACGGATCCTGGCGGCGGCCGCGGACATGCTCGCCGAGGACGGCCTGACGGCACGTCTGAGCGTGCGCGCGGTCGCCGCGCGGGCCGGGGTGAGCATCGGCTCACTGCGCCACCACTTCCCCACCCAGCAGGACCTGCGCGACGAGCTGACGCGCCGCATCTTCGACTGGATCGCGCCCACGGACCCCATCGACGACCGGTCCCTGCCCGCTCGGGACCGCCTCGCCGGGTGCCTGGGCCAGGTCCTGGCGGCGGTGGGCGCCGGCCCGCAGGCGCGCGAGGCCCTGGCCGTCGCCGTCCGGACGTTCGTCACCGCCGAGCAGACCGAGCAGGTGCGCGCGTCCTACCGGGCGGTCGAGCGGGACACCCAGCACCGTCTCGAAGGCTGGCTGAGGACCCTGGCCGAGGAGGGCGCGCTGTCCGTCGACGACGTTCCGCGCAGTGCCCGCCTCCTGTCCACCGTCGTCAACGGGCTCGCGTACCAGCGGGCGATGCCGGCGGATGACACCCTCACGGAACGCGAGCGGGAGACGCTGTACACGGCCGTGGACGCGGTCCTGCGCCCGCACCCCCCGCACCGGACGTGA